The Mycolicibacterium hassiacum DSM 44199 genome includes a window with the following:
- a CDS encoding CBS domain-containing protein, with translation MTLRWYRRPRLVVLNPNDTVLEAARAIEANRIGAVAVQKDRRLVGIATDRDLTVRALGRGLDPSSTTISEVMTPSPLTLSPRDSVDDAIRLMKERNIRRIPLVEDGRIVGMVTLDDLILEEAAPLEELAAVVEAQIGEGGPADSDRLPSRRRSMVRAEATLQRLVKQVQEEADLDDADQARAALDAVLSGLVRRLTAGEALDFIAQLPSLLQPRLRALPPGPDKTVTRGSIEADLVARLGIDESRAARVFVAVATTVLGSVSPGEAEQVISQLPEDLQKALAA, from the coding sequence ATGACTCTCCGTTGGTACCGGCGCCCCCGCCTCGTGGTGCTCAATCCGAACGACACCGTGCTCGAGGCGGCACGCGCCATCGAGGCCAACCGCATCGGCGCGGTGGCCGTCCAGAAGGACCGTCGGCTGGTCGGCATCGCGACCGACCGTGATCTGACGGTGCGTGCGCTGGGTCGAGGGCTCGACCCGTCCTCGACCACGATCTCCGAGGTGATGACGCCGTCGCCGCTGACGCTCTCCCCGCGCGACAGCGTCGACGACGCCATCCGGCTGATGAAGGAGCGCAACATCCGGCGCATCCCGCTCGTCGAGGACGGGCGGATCGTCGGCATGGTGACGCTCGACGACCTCATCCTCGAGGAGGCGGCTCCGCTCGAGGAGCTCGCCGCCGTCGTGGAGGCTCAGATCGGCGAGGGCGGTCCCGCCGACAGCGACCGGCTGCCGTCGCGCCGGCGCAGCATGGTGCGTGCCGAGGCCACGCTGCAGCGGCTGGTGAAACAGGTGCAGGAGGAGGCCGACCTCGACGACGCCGATCAGGCCCGCGCCGCCCTCGATGCCGTGCTGAGCGGGTTGGTGCGGCGGTTGACCGCCGGTGAGGCCCTGGACTTCATCGCCCAGCTGCCGTCACTGCTGCAGCCACGGCTGCGGGCGCTGCCACCCGGCCCGGACAAGACCGTCACCCGCGGATCCATCGAGGCCGATCTGGTCGCGCGGTTGGGAATCGACGAGTCCCGGGCGGCGCGGGTGTTCGTCGCGGTGGCCACGACGGTGCTGGGCAGTGTCAGCCCCGGCGAGGCCGAACAGGTGATCAGCCAGCTACCCGAGGACCTGCAGAAAGCGCTCGCCGCATAG
- a CDS encoding ABC transporter ATP-binding protein — protein sequence MTTFNENSSAIQPAPAGAGRSVVLELRDVVVHYGRIRALHGVSLVVHQGELVTLLGSNGAGKTTTMRAISGLLPLTSGSIWFDGADISRVKAHQRVARGLIQAPEGRGIFPGLTVLENLDMGCYGRKFGSKAEYRQQLDWIFELFPRLAERRHQEGGTLSGGEQQMLAIGRALMARPRVLLLDEPSMGLAPMVISQIFKIIAEINAQGTTVLLVEQNAQQALSRSDRAYILETGEITRTGDAKALLADDSIRAAYLGVA from the coding sequence ATGACCACGTTCAATGAGAATTCCAGTGCGATCCAGCCGGCCCCGGCCGGCGCCGGGCGGTCGGTGGTGTTGGAGCTGCGCGACGTGGTGGTGCACTACGGCCGGATCCGCGCCCTGCACGGGGTGTCGCTGGTGGTGCATCAGGGCGAGCTGGTCACGCTGCTGGGCTCCAACGGCGCCGGCAAGACCACCACGATGCGGGCGATCTCGGGTCTGCTGCCGCTGACCTCGGGATCGATCTGGTTCGACGGTGCGGACATCTCCCGGGTGAAAGCGCATCAGCGGGTCGCCCGGGGACTGATCCAGGCACCGGAGGGGCGCGGTATCTTTCCCGGGCTGACGGTGCTCGAGAACCTCGACATGGGTTGCTACGGAAGAAAATTCGGCTCCAAAGCGGAGTACCGTCAGCAACTGGACTGGATCTTCGAGCTGTTCCCGCGGCTGGCCGAACGCCGCCATCAGGAGGGCGGCACGCTGTCGGGCGGTGAACAGCAGATGCTGGCCATCGGCCGGGCGCTGATGGCGCGGCCGCGGGTGCTGCTGCTCGACGAGCCCTCGATGGGGCTGGCGCCGATGGTCATCTCGCAGATCTTCAAGATCATCGCCGAGATCAACGCCCAGGGCACCACGGTGCTGCTGGTGGAGCAGAACGCCCAGCAGGCGCTGAGCCGCTCCGACCGGGCCTACATCCTCGAGACCGGTGAGATCACCCGCACCGGCGACGCCAAGGCGCTGCTGGCCGACGACAGCATCCGCGCCGCCTATCTCGGCGTGGCCTGA
- a CDS encoding ABC transporter ATP-binding protein, which translates to MSVEELAGIHREIHAAEGEILLQTIDLTVRFGGLTALDSVSFDIRRGEILGMIGPNGAGKTTCFNAITGVYRPTSGQVIFDGEPLGRVKRHEITRRGIARTFQNIRLWGEMTALENVMVATDARHFTSVPGALLRTPRHRREEHSAIERAAALLHFVGIAHRGEEKAKNLSYGDQRRLEIARALATEPKLLCLDEPAAGFNPAEKAALIELIRKIRDDGYTVLLIEHDMKLVMGVTDRIVVLEFGRKIADGLPSEIREDPRVIAAYLGVPDDHVQ; encoded by the coding sequence GTGAGCGTCGAGGAGCTGGCCGGCATTCACCGGGAGATCCACGCCGCCGAAGGCGAGATCCTGCTTCAGACCATCGATCTGACGGTCCGGTTCGGCGGCCTCACCGCGCTGGACTCGGTGTCGTTCGACATCCGCCGCGGCGAGATCCTCGGCATGATCGGCCCGAACGGCGCCGGCAAGACCACCTGCTTCAACGCCATCACCGGCGTGTACCGGCCCACCTCGGGGCAGGTGATCTTCGACGGCGAACCGCTGGGCAGGGTAAAACGGCACGAGATCACCCGCCGCGGTATCGCCCGCACCTTCCAGAACATCCGGCTCTGGGGCGAGATGACCGCCCTGGAGAACGTCATGGTCGCCACCGACGCCCGGCATTTCACCTCGGTGCCGGGGGCGCTGCTGCGCACCCCGCGACACCGGCGCGAGGAGCACTCGGCGATCGAACGGGCCGCGGCGCTGCTGCATTTCGTCGGCATCGCGCACCGCGGTGAGGAGAAGGCCAAGAACCTGTCCTACGGCGATCAGCGCCGGCTGGAGATCGCCCGGGCGCTGGCCACCGAGCCGAAACTGCTGTGCCTGGACGAACCCGCCGCCGGTTTCAATCCGGCCGAGAAGGCCGCTCTGATCGAGCTGATCCGCAAGATCCGCGACGACGGCTACACCGTGCTGCTCATCGAGCACGACATGAAGTTGGTGATGGGCGTGACCGACCGGATCGTGGTGCTGGAGTTCGGCCGCAAGATCGCCGATGGTCTGCCGTCGGAGATTCGCGAGGACCCGCGGGTCATCGCGGCGTATCTGGGGGTGCCCGATGACCACGTTCAATGA
- a CDS encoding branched-chain amino acid ABC transporter permease, which translates to MTGDPSSSPSRWTEYLLAPGDAVRGWWDDLTRVQKWAFGALAFGLVALLPLFPPPMLETPNTSFGGTMAQFAMVAIIAIGLNVVVGQAGLLDLGYVGFYAVGAYTVALLTSPASPWNKIGPNGWFSEDWAWLGCVPLAMAITAISGLFLGTPTLRLRGDYLAIVTLGFGEIIRLAADNLASVTNGPRGLNEVAYPRLGVSEDLPNGVFSSGNAAGAANYGTWWFWLGLVLMVVVLMLVGNLERSRVGRAWVAIREDEDAAEVMGVNTFKFKLWAFTIGAAIGGLSGALYAGQVQFVAPPTFNIINSMLFLVAVVLGGQGNKLGVVLGAFVIVYLPNRLLGVEFLGINLGDLKYLFFGLALVVLMIFRPQGLFPARQKLLAYGRTARELLANPMREVKS; encoded by the coding sequence ATGACCGGTGACCCGTCGTCGAGCCCGTCGCGCTGGACCGAATACCTCCTGGCCCCCGGCGATGCCGTGCGCGGCTGGTGGGACGATCTGACGCGGGTGCAGAAGTGGGCGTTCGGCGCGCTGGCGTTCGGCCTGGTCGCCCTGCTGCCGTTGTTCCCGCCGCCGATGCTGGAGACACCGAACACCAGCTTCGGTGGCACCATGGCCCAGTTCGCCATGGTCGCCATCATCGCGATCGGGCTGAATGTCGTTGTCGGACAAGCAGGTCTGCTCGACCTCGGCTACGTCGGGTTCTATGCCGTCGGCGCGTACACGGTGGCGCTGCTGACCAGCCCGGCCAGCCCATGGAACAAGATCGGCCCGAACGGATGGTTCAGCGAGGACTGGGCCTGGCTGGGCTGTGTGCCGCTGGCCATGGCGATCACCGCGATCAGCGGGCTGTTCCTGGGCACCCCGACGCTGCGGTTGCGCGGCGACTACCTGGCGATCGTCACCCTCGGTTTCGGCGAGATCATCCGGCTGGCCGCCGACAACCTGGCCAGCGTCACCAACGGGCCGCGCGGGCTCAACGAGGTGGCCTATCCGCGCCTGGGGGTCTCCGAGGACCTGCCGAACGGGGTGTTCTCCAGCGGTAACGCCGCGGGTGCGGCCAACTACGGAACCTGGTGGTTCTGGCTCGGGCTGGTGCTGATGGTCGTCGTGCTGATGCTGGTCGGCAACCTGGAGCGCAGCCGGGTCGGCCGGGCCTGGGTGGCGATCCGCGAGGACGAGGACGCCGCCGAGGTGATGGGCGTCAACACCTTCAAGTTCAAACTGTGGGCGTTCACGATCGGGGCGGCCATCGGCGGGCTGTCCGGGGCGTTGTACGCCGGTCAGGTCCAGTTCGTCGCGCCGCCGACGTTCAACATCATCAACTCGATGCTGTTCCTGGTCGCGGTGGTGTTGGGCGGACAGGGCAACAAGCTCGGCGTGGTGCTCGGCGCGTTCGTCATCGTGTACCTGCCGAACCGGTTGCTGGGGGTGGAGTTCCTGGGCATCAACCTCGGTGACCTCAAGTACCTGTTCTTCGGCCTGGCGCTGGTGGTTCTGATGATCTTCCGTCCCCAGGGCCTGTTCCCGGCCCGCCAGAAACTGCTCGCCTACGGACGCACGGCCCGCGAGCTGCTGGCGAACCCGATGCGGGAGGTGAAGTCGTGA
- a CDS encoding branched-chain amino acid ABC transporter permease — protein MISQCVGQNACLAADINFDTAGLWKGILQLTVDGLSWGAIYALVAVGYTLVYGVLKLINFAHSEVFMFGMFGAYFCLDMILGFRPMGDTYDKGIVLTVFYLGIAMIFAMLVSGATALGLEAVAYRPLRRRNAGRLSFLITAIGMSFVLQEFVHFILPKILPGYGGSNAQQPIKLVSPKTQFEFSIGGLDVRITNVTIIIVVAALVLAATADVLINRTRLGRGIRAVAQDPDTATLMGVSRERVIMLTFLIGGLLAGAAALLYTLKNPQGIIYSGGFLLGIKAFSAAVLGGIGNLRGALLGGLLLGVIESYGQQLFGVQWRDVVAFVLLVAVLFFRPTGILGESLGKARA, from the coding sequence ATGATCTCCCAGTGCGTGGGCCAGAACGCCTGTCTGGCTGCGGACATCAACTTCGACACCGCCGGGCTGTGGAAAGGGATTCTGCAGCTGACGGTCGACGGCCTGTCGTGGGGTGCGATCTACGCACTGGTGGCGGTCGGCTACACCTTGGTGTACGGCGTGCTGAAGCTGATCAACTTCGCCCACTCCGAGGTGTTCATGTTCGGCATGTTCGGGGCGTACTTCTGCCTCGACATGATCCTGGGCTTCCGGCCGATGGGCGACACCTACGACAAGGGCATCGTGCTGACGGTGTTCTACCTCGGTATCGCCATGATCTTCGCGATGCTGGTGTCCGGGGCGACCGCGCTCGGGCTGGAGGCGGTGGCCTACCGGCCGCTGCGGCGGCGTAACGCCGGGCGGTTGTCGTTCCTGATCACCGCGATCGGGATGTCGTTCGTGTTGCAGGAGTTCGTCCACTTCATCCTGCCCAAGATCCTGCCCGGCTACGGCGGCTCCAACGCCCAGCAGCCGATCAAACTCGTCTCACCCAAGACGCAGTTCGAGTTCTCGATCGGCGGGCTCGACGTCCGCATCACCAACGTCACGATCATCATCGTGGTCGCGGCGCTGGTGCTGGCCGCGACCGCCGACGTGCTGATCAACCGGACCCGGCTGGGGCGCGGCATCCGCGCGGTGGCCCAGGATCCCGACACGGCGACCCTGATGGGGGTGTCGCGGGAGCGGGTCATCATGCTGACGTTCCTGATCGGCGGTCTGCTCGCCGGCGCCGCCGCGCTGCTGTACACGCTGAAGAATCCCCAGGGCATCATCTACTCCGGGGGATTCCTGCTGGGCATCAAGGCGTTCTCGGCCGCGGTGCTCGGCGGGATCGGCAACCTGCGCGGCGCGCTGCTCGGCGGCCTGCTGCTGGGCGTCATCGAGAGCTACGGGCAGCAGCTGTTCGGCGTACAGTGGCGCGACGTGGTGGCGTTCGTGCTGCTGGTGGCCGTGCTGTTCTTCCGCCCGACCGGAATTCTGGGGGAGAGCCTCGGAAAGGCACGCGCATGA
- a CDS encoding branched-chain amino acid ABC transporter substrate-binding protein yields MRGRVARGAVAVGSAGLLVLGIAGCQQQEGSGSENGTAASDLKIVEQVQIDQDGKEVPPPEAGDAADPAGDGNAECPPVAIAMAGALNGPDAALGINIKNGIQLAIDKHNAANPGCQVQLKTFDTEGDPQKASQVAPRIVDDASIIGLIGPAFSGETNATGDVFNQAGLVAVTASATNVTLSEKGWRTFFRGLGNDGVQGPAVANYIKNTLGHQKVCVVDDSTDYGVGLAQAVRETLGPVADQSCNSSVKKGDKDFSVAVNQVKSADADSVFFSGYYAEAAPFVQQLRDAGFEGVFFSADGTKDPEFVKQAGSASRDALLSCPCGPATGDFAEEYTTKFGQEPGTYSSEGYDLATILLKGIDSGAVTRPQLLEYVRDYDGQGIARRYQWSPTGELTSSLIWIYKVQ; encoded by the coding sequence GTGCGCGGTCGCGTGGCACGAGGTGCAGTAGCTGTCGGTAGCGCGGGTCTGCTGGTGCTCGGCATTGCCGGCTGTCAGCAGCAGGAGGGCTCCGGCAGCGAGAACGGAACGGCAGCGAGCGACCTCAAGATCGTCGAGCAGGTGCAGATCGACCAGGACGGCAAAGAGGTTCCGCCGCCCGAGGCCGGTGACGCCGCCGATCCCGCCGGCGACGGCAACGCGGAGTGCCCGCCGGTCGCGATAGCAATGGCCGGAGCGCTCAACGGCCCCGACGCCGCGCTGGGCATCAACATCAAGAACGGCATCCAGCTGGCGATCGACAAGCACAATGCCGCCAATCCCGGCTGCCAGGTGCAGCTGAAGACCTTCGACACCGAGGGCGATCCGCAGAAGGCCTCGCAGGTCGCGCCCCGGATCGTCGACGACGCCTCGATCATCGGCCTGATCGGCCCGGCGTTCTCCGGTGAGACCAACGCGACCGGCGACGTGTTCAACCAGGCCGGGCTGGTCGCGGTGACCGCCTCGGCCACCAACGTCACACTGTCCGAGAAGGGCTGGCGGACCTTCTTCCGCGGGCTGGGCAACGACGGCGTGCAGGGGCCGGCGGTGGCCAATTACATCAAGAACACCCTCGGCCACCAGAAGGTGTGCGTGGTCGACGACAGCACCGACTACGGGGTGGGGCTGGCCCAGGCGGTGCGCGAGACGCTGGGCCCGGTCGCCGATCAGTCCTGCAACAGCTCGGTGAAGAAGGGCGACAAGGACTTCTCCGTCGCGGTCAACCAGGTCAAGTCGGCCGACGCGGACTCGGTCTTCTTCAGCGGTTACTACGCGGAGGCCGCGCCGTTCGTGCAGCAGTTGCGCGACGCCGGCTTCGAGGGGGTGTTCTTCAGCGCGGACGGCACCAAGGATCCGGAGTTCGTCAAGCAGGCCGGCAGCGCCTCCCGCGACGCCCTGCTGTCCTGCCCGTGCGGTCCGGCCACCGGTGACTTCGCCGAGGAGTACACCACCAAGTTCGGCCAGGAGCCCGGCACCTACAGCAGTGAGGGTTACGACCTGGCGACGATCCTGCTGAAGGGCATCGACTCCGGGGCGGTCACCCGGCCGCAGCTGCTGGAGTACGTCCGCGACTACGACGGTCAGGGCATCGCCCGGCGGTACCAGTGGAGCCCGACCGGCGAGCTCACCAGCAGCCTCATCTGGATCTACAAGGTCCAGTAG
- a CDS encoding ANTAR domain-containing response regulator, which produces MTASDDVKPRRVLVAEDEALIRMDLAEMLREEGYEIVGEAGDGQEAVELAESLRPDLVIMDVKMPRRDGIDAAQEIASERIAPIVILTAFSQRELVERARDAGAMAYLVKPFNINDLVPAIELAVSRFAEITALEQEVATLADRLETRKLIERAKGLLQVKHGMTEPEAFKWIQRAAMDRRTTMKRVAEVVLETLDPPQGGSSAGEGSR; this is translated from the coding sequence ATGACCGCGAGCGACGATGTGAAGCCGCGCCGAGTGCTTGTCGCCGAGGACGAGGCGCTCATCCGGATGGACTTGGCCGAGATGCTCCGCGAGGAGGGCTACGAGATCGTCGGGGAGGCCGGCGACGGTCAGGAGGCGGTCGAGCTGGCCGAGAGCCTGCGGCCGGACCTGGTGATCATGGATGTCAAGATGCCGCGGCGGGACGGTATCGACGCCGCCCAGGAGATAGCAAGCGAGCGCATCGCGCCGATCGTCATCCTCACCGCGTTCAGCCAGCGCGAGCTCGTCGAACGGGCCCGAGACGCCGGCGCGATGGCCTATCTGGTCAAACCGTTCAACATCAACGACCTGGTGCCGGCGATCGAGCTCGCGGTCAGCCGGTTCGCCGAGATCACCGCGCTGGAGCAGGAAGTCGCCACACTCGCCGACCGGTTGGAGACCCGCAAACTCATCGAGCGGGCCAAGGGCCTGCTGCAGGTCAAGCACGGGATGACCGAGCCGGAGGCGTTCAAGTGGATCCAGCGGGCCGCGATGGACCGCCGGACCACCATGAAGCGGGTCGCGGAGGTGGTGCTGGAGACCCTCGACCCGCCGCAGGGCGGCTCGTCGGCCGGCGAGGGATCACGTTAA
- a CDS encoding Dps family protein, with product MNTQRRAETEVRAFQASSGLAANLQRVLVDLIELHLQGKQAHWNVVGTNFRDLHLQLDEVVDFARAASDTIAERLRALDAVPDGRSDTVAATTSLPAFPPHERSTGEVVDLITTRICAVVDTMRTVHDAVDAEDPTTADILHEQIDGLEKLAWLIKSENRKV from the coding sequence ATGAACACACAACGTCGCGCCGAAACCGAAGTACGGGCATTCCAGGCCTCATCCGGGCTGGCCGCCAACCTGCAGCGGGTGCTGGTCGACCTGATCGAACTGCACCTGCAGGGCAAGCAGGCGCACTGGAACGTCGTCGGAACCAACTTCCGCGACCTGCACCTGCAGCTCGACGAGGTGGTCGACTTCGCGCGGGCCGCCAGCGACACCATTGCCGAGCGGTTGCGGGCCCTCGACGCCGTCCCGGACGGGCGGTCGGACACGGTGGCCGCCACCACCTCGCTGCCGGCGTTCCCGCCGCACGAGCGCAGCACCGGCGAGGTCGTCGACCTGATCACCACCCGGATCTGCGCGGTGGTCGACACCATGCGCACGGTGCACGACGCCGTCGACGCCGAGGATCCGACCACCGCCGACATCCTGCACGAGCAGATCGACGGGCTGGAGAAGCTGGCCTGGCTGATCAAGTCGGAGAACCGCAAAGTCTGA
- a CDS encoding DUF2339 domain-containing protein: protein MSESQHQLLTRLSGDFYAISQYMARVATDLSALDRVLAGAVLAPRHGYWAAPGHPQYPAQPSAPQPAASEPEPAQSYPAQPYPAQPEPAQPQPVSQPQPIAEPQPAVAPQPAAERNEGWNVGWIGKLLAVAGVGVTLTGVVLLLVLAAQAGILRPEFRVAGGVALAAGLVAVAIRLKSRPGGLVGAVALAATGIAAGYMDVIAVTTIYKWFPAPVGLIVAALIGGGGLTLARLWDSQHLGVLVFVPLTLLAPVVVGDVSLLLVAFMLALAAATLPAQLGRDWIWLHCARIASCTLPLLVALVGVAFDDARDAGLVAACVIAAGLAVVVALLLLPVTRNRILLALLTAAGVAPALCTRLAADRYIYAAVAAGVGVTFLVLVLRGNKLGVDATVRPIWTALSAVSAVIAVLAVCKGDVVAPVLLAMAVVVAAAARRTAAWVALGLAVLGGMFSLAYAPPVALVTPAVRLSSTTAEVTTLVTSLLLIAFAVVSVWAMRPGRGGWTAAAVVIVYAVTVFTVTVGEMIDGTRGFLAGHMAATICWIAMAAALFGYAARVHRQQRSLPIGGGLALVAAAMAKLFLFDLGTLDGMFRVVVFMVVGLVLLGMGAGYARVLERQDSA from the coding sequence ATGTCCGAATCGCAGCATCAGCTTCTGACCCGGTTGTCGGGGGATTTCTACGCGATCTCGCAGTACATGGCGCGGGTCGCCACCGATCTCAGCGCGCTGGACCGTGTGCTGGCCGGGGCGGTCCTGGCACCGAGGCACGGCTACTGGGCCGCCCCGGGCCACCCGCAGTATCCGGCGCAGCCGTCCGCACCCCAGCCGGCTGCGTCCGAACCGGAACCTGCCCAGTCCTATCCCGCCCAGCCCTATCCCGCCCAGCCCGAACCCGCCCAGCCGCAACCGGTTTCGCAGCCCCAACCGATAGCGGAGCCCCAGCCGGCAGTCGCGCCCCAACCTGCTGCCGAGCGGAACGAGGGATGGAACGTGGGATGGATCGGCAAGCTGCTCGCGGTCGCCGGTGTCGGCGTGACCCTGACCGGCGTCGTGCTGTTGTTGGTGCTCGCCGCGCAGGCGGGCATCCTGCGGCCGGAGTTCCGGGTCGCCGGCGGCGTCGCGCTGGCGGCCGGGCTGGTGGCGGTGGCGATTCGGCTGAAGTCGCGGCCCGGGGGGTTGGTCGGCGCCGTCGCGCTGGCGGCCACCGGCATCGCCGCCGGCTACATGGACGTCATCGCGGTCACGACGATCTACAAGTGGTTTCCCGCCCCCGTCGGGTTGATCGTCGCCGCGCTCATCGGCGGCGGTGGTCTGACACTGGCCCGGCTGTGGGATTCGCAGCACCTCGGCGTGCTGGTGTTCGTGCCGCTGACGCTGCTGGCGCCGGTGGTGGTCGGCGACGTCTCACTGCTGCTGGTGGCGTTCATGCTGGCGCTGGCCGCGGCCACGCTGCCGGCGCAGTTGGGGCGGGACTGGATCTGGCTGCACTGCGCCCGAATCGCGTCGTGCACGCTGCCGCTGCTGGTCGCGCTGGTCGGGGTGGCCTTCGACGACGCGCGGGACGCGGGCCTGGTCGCGGCCTGCGTGATCGCGGCCGGGCTGGCCGTGGTGGTCGCGCTGCTGCTGCTCCCGGTGACGCGGAACCGGATCCTGCTCGCCCTGCTGACCGCCGCCGGGGTGGCGCCCGCGCTGTGCACCCGGCTGGCTGCCGACCGGTACATCTACGCGGCGGTGGCGGCCGGGGTCGGCGTCACGTTCCTGGTGCTCGTGCTGCGCGGGAACAAGCTCGGCGTGGACGCCACGGTGCGGCCGATCTGGACCGCGCTGTCGGCGGTCTCGGCGGTCATCGCGGTGCTGGCCGTTTGCAAGGGCGACGTCGTGGCGCCGGTGCTGCTGGCCATGGCGGTGGTGGTCGCCGCTGCCGCCCGCCGCACCGCGGCGTGGGTCGCGCTCGGGTTGGCCGTGCTCGGCGGCATGTTCTCTCTGGCCTACGCGCCACCGGTCGCGCTGGTGACCCCGGCCGTGCGGCTGAGCAGCACCACCGCCGAGGTGACGACCCTGGTGACGAGCCTGCTGCTGATCGCGTTCGCCGTGGTGTCGGTGTGGGCGATGCGGCCCGGGCGCGGCGGCTGGACCGCCGCGGCGGTGGTGATCGTCTACGCGGTCACCGTGTTCACCGTGACGGTCGGGGAGATGATCGACGGAACGCGCGGTTTCCTGGCCGGCCATATGGCCGCCACGATCTGCTGGATCGCGATGGCCGCGGCGCTGTTCGGCTACGCGGCGCGGGTGCACCGGCAACAGCGGTCGCTGCCGATCGGCGGCGGGCTGGCGCTGGTCGCGGCGGCCATGGCGAAGCTTTTCCTGTTCGACCTCGGCACCCTCGACGGCATGTTCCGGGTGGTCGTGTTCATGGTGGTCGGCCTGGTGCTGCTCGGGATGGGGGCCGGGTACGCCCGGGTGCTGGAACGCCAGGACAGCGCGTGA
- a CDS encoding response regulator translates to MGADGTPTVMVVDDHPIWREAVARDLTDEGFSVVATADGVAAARRRAEVVKPDVVLMDMRLSDGDGARATAEVLAVSPNTRILVLSASDERDDVLEAVKAGATGYLVKSASKPELVDAVRATLEGRAVFTPGLAGLVLGEYRRIAQSPKAKDGDAATPRLTERETDILRYVAKGLTAKQIAAKLSLSHRTVENHVQATFRKLQVANRVEATRYAIEHGLDK, encoded by the coding sequence ATGGGAGCTGACGGTACCCCGACGGTGATGGTCGTCGACGACCATCCGATCTGGCGGGAAGCGGTGGCCCGCGACCTGACCGACGAGGGTTTCTCGGTGGTCGCGACCGCCGACGGTGTGGCGGCGGCGCGGCGGCGGGCCGAGGTGGTCAAACCCGATGTGGTGCTGATGGATATGCGGCTGTCCGACGGTGACGGCGCCCGCGCGACCGCCGAGGTGCTGGCGGTGTCGCCGAACACCCGCATCCTGGTGCTGTCGGCCTCCGACGAGCGCGACGACGTGCTGGAGGCCGTGAAGGCCGGCGCCACCGGGTATCTGGTGAAGAGCGCGTCGAAGCCGGAGTTGGTCGACGCGGTTCGGGCCACCCTCGAGGGGCGCGCGGTGTTCACCCCGGGGCTGGCCGGACTGGTGCTGGGGGAGTATCGGCGCATCGCGCAGAGCCCCAAGGCGAAGGACGGTGACGCGGCGACGCCGCGACTGACCGAGCGCGAGACCGACATCCTGCGCTATGTCGCCAAGGGGCTGACCGCCAAGCAGATCGCGGCGAAGCTCTCGCTGAGCCACCGCACCGTCGAGAACCATGTGCAGGCCACGTTCCGTAAGCTGCAGGTGGCCAACCGGGTCGAGGCCACCCGCTACGCGATCGAACACGGCCTGGACAAGTAA